The following proteins are encoded in a genomic region of Microcoleus sp. FACHB-68:
- the glgB gene encoding 1,4-alpha-glucan branching protein GlgB, translating to MTYQLTINQEQLQETNGNVSLITNDDLYLFNEGSHFHLYEKLGSHPIVVNGVRGTYFAVWAPNAGYVGVKGDFNGWQDEGHALSRKGESGIWEGFIPEMTKGSLYKYRIVNHDNGYAVDKADPFAKSQESPPRTASVVWDSAYSWHDSEWMGKRERLQALDAPMSIYEVHLGSWMRVPEEGNRFLTYRELASKLADYVNRLGFTHVELMPITEHPFYGSWGYQTTGYFSPTSRYGTPQDFMYMVDYLHQQGIGVILDWVPSHFPTDLHGLNYFDGTNLYEHSDPRQGFHPDWQSSIFNYGRHEVRSFLISSAFFWLDKCHIDGLRVDAVASMLYLDYSRKDGEWIPNEFGGRENSRAIDFLRRFNAAIYEHFPGVQTIAEESTAWAKVSRPLYDGGLGFGLKWDMGWMHDTLSYMSCDPVYRKHHQNQLTFRMIYAFNENFVLPLSHDEVVHGKGSLINKMPGDAWQKFANMRLLFGYMYAQAAKKLIFMGGEFGQWSEWSHDRSLDWHLLDSPSHAGLQKWVSDLNRIYRTEPALHELDFDWQGFEWIDCNDAEQSTISLVRKGKSENEVVLAVCNYTPLPRYNYRVGVPKEGFWQELLNSDAVDYFGSGLGNFGGLTAEAIPCHNQPYSLNLTLPPLGIVFFKLK from the coding sequence AAGTTAGGGTCTCACCCCATCGTTGTTAATGGCGTTAGGGGAACTTATTTTGCCGTTTGGGCACCCAATGCCGGCTACGTTGGTGTTAAAGGCGATTTCAACGGTTGGCAGGATGAGGGTCATGCGCTTTCCCGCAAAGGGGAATCCGGGATCTGGGAAGGCTTTATTCCCGAAATGACCAAAGGCAGCCTCTACAAGTACCGCATCGTTAACCACGATAACGGCTATGCAGTGGACAAAGCCGACCCGTTTGCCAAATCTCAAGAAAGTCCGCCTCGAACCGCTTCTGTTGTCTGGGATAGCGCATACAGTTGGCATGACAGCGAGTGGATGGGTAAACGGGAACGCTTGCAAGCCCTCGATGCGCCCATGTCCATCTATGAAGTGCACTTAGGTTCTTGGATGCGAGTCCCAGAAGAGGGAAATCGCTTTCTCACCTACCGGGAACTGGCCTCAAAACTGGCTGACTATGTGAACCGGCTCGGTTTCACCCACGTTGAATTGATGCCAATTACTGAGCATCCATTCTATGGCTCATGGGGATATCAAACCACCGGCTATTTCTCCCCAACGAGCCGGTATGGAACTCCCCAAGACTTTATGTATATGGTGGATTATCTTCACCAGCAAGGCATTGGGGTGATTTTGGATTGGGTGCCTTCCCACTTCCCCACGGATTTGCATGGACTGAATTATTTTGATGGCACCAACCTTTACGAACACTCTGATCCCCGCCAAGGCTTCCATCCCGACTGGCAGAGTAGTATTTTTAACTATGGCCGGCATGAAGTCCGTAGTTTTCTAATCAGCAGTGCTTTCTTCTGGCTGGATAAGTGCCACATTGACGGACTGCGGGTAGATGCGGTGGCATCGATGCTGTATTTAGACTACTCCCGTAAAGACGGAGAATGGATTCCCAATGAATTCGGCGGACGGGAAAATTCACGGGCAATTGATTTTCTGCGCCGGTTTAATGCGGCAATTTATGAACATTTCCCCGGTGTTCAAACCATTGCGGAGGAGTCTACCGCGTGGGCAAAGGTTTCTCGCCCACTTTATGATGGCGGTTTGGGGTTTGGGCTGAAATGGGACATGGGCTGGATGCACGACACGCTCAGCTATATGTCCTGCGATCCCGTTTACCGGAAGCACCATCAGAATCAACTCACCTTCCGCATGATCTACGCTTTTAATGAGAATTTTGTCTTGCCACTTTCTCACGATGAAGTGGTTCATGGCAAAGGTTCACTCATCAATAAAATGCCGGGAGATGCGTGGCAGAAATTTGCCAATATGCGCTTGCTTTTTGGCTATATGTACGCCCAGGCAGCGAAGAAACTGATATTTATGGGCGGAGAATTCGGCCAGTGGTCTGAATGGAGTCATGATCGCAGTTTGGATTGGCATCTTTTGGATTCTCCCTCTCATGCCGGTTTGCAAAAGTGGGTGAGTGATTTAAATCGCATTTATCGCACTGAACCGGCGCTGCATGAACTTGATTTTGACTGGCAAGGGTTTGAGTGGATTGATTGTAATGATGCGGAACAAAGCACTATCAGTTTAGTTCGCAAGGGCAAGTCTGAAAATGAAGTCGTGTTAGCTGTCTGTAATTATACGCCGCTGCCTCGTTACAATTACCGCGTTGGTGTGCCGAAAGAGGGGTTCTGGCAGGAGTTACTAAACAGCGATGCTGTTGATTATTTTGGCAGCGGTTTGGGCAATTTTGGGGGCTTAACAGCAGAAGCAATTCCCTGTCACAACCAGCCTTATTCGTTGAATCTGACTTTACCTCCGTTGGGGATCGTTTTCTTCAAGCTCAAATAA
- the treZ gene encoding malto-oligosyltrehalose trehalohydrolase — MKIGASYLGNGTCEFTVWAPAVKEVAVKIVSPEERVLPMEKDESGYWKVKAQDINPETLYFYKLEEAADRPDPASHFQPQDVHGPSSVVDHSNFSWNDSNWSGVPLEEMIIYELHVGTFTTEGTFEAIIPRLKELQEFGVNAIEIMPIAQFPGNRNWGYDGAYPYAVQNSYGGPEALKKLVDAAHQQGISIILDVVYNHFGPEGNYTNEYGPYFTETYLTPWGCAMNFDDKQSEGVRNYFIENALYWFENYHIDALRLDAIHAIYDLGAKHFLEELSEKVEALSKTAGKKLYLIAESDLNDVRVIRERELGGHGMDAQWSDDFHHVLHGLLTGETIGYYSDYGKCEQLATAYKESFVYSWKYSPYRQRYHGNDASSRPGHQFVICTQNHDQVGNRMLGERLSNLVSFEALKLAAGALLLAPNVPMLFMGEEYGEESPFLYFVSHTDPDLVKAVREGRKKEFSEFHLEGEYKDPESVETFKESQLKWEKRQEGKHKALLELYQYLIQLRRTLPALKKLDKQNLEASAIEADKLLFLHRWSNESKIFCIMNFNDKEVTFNAALPNGNWHKILDSSEPKWMGSGSTLPDELMQDQELSIKPQSFVLYQQ, encoded by the coding sequence GTGAAAATTGGCGCAAGTTATTTGGGTAATGGGACGTGTGAATTTACCGTTTGGGCACCGGCTGTAAAAGAAGTAGCCGTAAAAATTGTTTCTCCAGAGGAACGCGTGCTTCCTATGGAAAAAGACGAGTCAGGCTACTGGAAAGTAAAAGCTCAAGATATTAATCCAGAAACACTTTACTTTTATAAACTTGAAGAAGCGGCAGATAGGCCAGATCCAGCGTCACATTTTCAACCACAGGATGTACACGGCCCTTCTAGCGTGGTGGATCACAGCAATTTTAGCTGGAATGACAGCAATTGGTCTGGGGTTCCTTTGGAGGAAATGATTATCTATGAATTGCACGTCGGCACTTTCACCACAGAAGGCACCTTTGAAGCAATTATTCCTCGCTTAAAAGAGTTGCAAGAGTTTGGGGTAAATGCGATTGAAATTATGCCAATTGCTCAATTTCCGGGTAATCGGAATTGGGGATATGATGGGGCTTATCCTTATGCAGTGCAGAATTCCTACGGTGGCCCTGAAGCATTGAAAAAACTTGTGGATGCTGCTCATCAGCAAGGAATTTCAATCATTCTAGATGTGGTTTACAACCACTTTGGCCCAGAAGGAAATTACACCAACGAATATGGCCCTTATTTTACGGAAACGTATCTAACCCCTTGGGGTTGTGCGATGAATTTCGATGACAAACAAAGCGAAGGGGTGCGTAACTATTTTATTGAAAACGCACTTTACTGGTTTGAAAATTATCACATCGATGCGCTGCGGTTAGATGCAATCCACGCAATTTATGATTTGGGGGCTAAACATTTCTTGGAAGAACTGTCAGAGAAAGTTGAGGCACTTTCTAAAACTGCCGGCAAAAAACTTTATCTGATAGCCGAGAGCGATTTAAACGACGTTCGCGTTATTCGCGAACGCGAGTTGGGAGGGCATGGAATGGATGCCCAGTGGAGTGATGATTTCCATCACGTCCTTCATGGCTTACTCACAGGAGAAACGATTGGTTACTACAGCGATTATGGCAAATGCGAACAGTTAGCAACTGCCTATAAAGAAAGCTTTGTTTACTCTTGGAAATACTCACCTTATCGGCAGCGTTATCACGGCAACGATGCCAGCAGCCGGCCTGGTCATCAATTTGTCATCTGCACCCAAAATCATGACCAAGTAGGTAATCGAATGCTCGGTGAGCGATTATCTAACCTTGTTTCTTTTGAGGCGTTAAAACTCGCTGCCGGTGCGCTTCTTCTTGCGCCTAATGTTCCCATGCTATTTATGGGTGAAGAATATGGAGAAGAATCTCCGTTTCTTTACTTTGTCAGCCATACTGACCCAGACTTAGTTAAGGCTGTAAGAGAAGGAAGGAAAAAAGAGTTTTCTGAGTTTCATTTAGAAGGAGAATACAAAGATCCTGAAAGTGTAGAGACTTTCAAAGAATCTCAGCTTAAATGGGAGAAGCGCCAAGAAGGCAAACACAAAGCTCTGCTGGAACTTTATCAGTATTTGATTCAGCTTCGCCGCACACTGCCGGCATTGAAAAAGCTCGACAAGCAAAACTTAGAAGCTTCTGCCATTGAAGCAGATAAACTTCTGTTTCTTCATCGCTGGAGTAACGAAAGCAAAATCTTCTGCATCATGAACTTTAATGATAAAGAAGTGACGTTTAATGCAGCACTTCCTA